A single genomic interval of Gossypium raimondii isolate GPD5lz chromosome 11, ASM2569854v1, whole genome shotgun sequence harbors:
- the LOC105802760 gene encoding GDSL esterase/lipase At4g01130, producing MPLSLPKIIVHFRHVLVVLSVGMAMLSTCLTQDSKCEFKAIFNFGDSNSDTGGFWAAFPAQSGPFGMTFFHKPSGRATDGRLILDFLAQALGMPFISPYLQSIGSDYRHGVNFATLASTVLLPNTSLFVTGISPFSLAIQLNQMKEFKAKVVEYHSGNTKGSTQLPSPDIFGKSIYTFYIGQNDFTSNLKAIGIEGVKQYLLQVVSQIAATVKELFGLGGRTFLVLNLAPVGCYPALLVQLPHETSDLDKFGCLISYNKAVVDYNNMLKEALSQTRRELPNASLIYVDTHAVLLQLFQDPTSHGLRYGTKACCGYGGGNYNFHPEVYCGNTKVMNGTKVTASACKDPNNYVSWDGIHATEAANKLTTLAILNGSYFDPPFPLHKLCYLHPVG from the exons ATGCCGCTGTCTTTACCCAAAATCATTGTTCATTTCAGGCATGTATTGGTGGTACTGTCGGTGGGGATGGCAATGTTGTCAACTTGTTTAACCCAAGATTCCAAATGTGAATTCAAAGCAATCTTCAACTTTGGCGACTCAAATTCTGATACGGGCGGCTTTTGGGCTGCTTTCCCGGCTCAGTCGGGACCTTTTGGCATGACCTTCTTCCACAAACCATCTGGTCGTGCTACTGATGGCAGACTTATACTTGATTTCTTGG CACAAGCACTGGGAATGCCATTTATCAGCCCATACTTGCAATCAATAGGATCTGATTATAGGCATGGAGTTAACTTTGCAACGCTGGCTTCCACAGTGCTTTTGCCTAACACTTCATTATTTGTTACTGGGATCAGTCCTTTTTCTTTGGCCATTCAGCTTAATCAGATGAAGGAATTCAAGGCCAAAGTTGTTGAATATCATTCTGGGAATACAAAAG GATCAACGCAGCTGCCTTCACCGGATATCTTTGGGAAATCAATCTACACCTTTTATATTGGTCAGAATGATTTTACTTCAAATTTGAAAGCCATTGGTATCGAGGGAGTGAAGCAATATCTTCTTCAGGTGGTTTCCCAAATTGCTGCCACTGTCAAG GAGCTATTTGGTCTAGGGGGACGTACATTTTTGGTTCTAAATCTTGCACCAGTTGGTTGTTATCCAGCGTTATTAGTGCAGCTGCCTCACGAAACCTCGGACTTAGACAAATTTGGTTGCCTTATCTCTTACAACAAGGCTGTGGTCGATTATAATAACATGTTAAAGGAGGCACTAAGCCAAACCAGACGAGAACTTCCCAATGCTTCTTTAATATATGTGGACACTCATGCTGTACTTTTGCAGCTTTTCCAGGATCCCACATCCCATG GTCTTAGATATGGTACTAAAGCTTGTTGTGGATATGGTGGTGGCAACTATAATTTTCACCCAGAGGTTTATTGTGGGAATACGAAGGTGATGAATGGAACCAAGGTGACAGCATCGGCATGTAAAGACCCCAACAACTATGTTAGCTGGGACGGGATACATGCTACTGAAGCAGCCAACAAACTTACTACATTGGCCATTCTTAATGGCTCTTACTTTGATCCTCCATTTCCACTTCACAAGCTCTGTTATCTACACCCTGTAGGTTGA